The following are encoded together in the Bacillus sp. V2I10 genome:
- a CDS encoding sigma 54-interacting transcriptional regulator yields MQKVMLVGAGQGGTTLLKMLLEIKAMEIMAVVDIEPEAPGMQLAKKLGILTSSEWKPLLSDQINIVIEATGCNEVFEDLLQCRSRNTVIIPGTVAHIISNLINQKENLITALKDITHKHETIFDSTNDGMIVIDDKERVILFNKTAERMTGLKKGDVIGRLIEEMIPSSKLPRILKTKEVEMNQEQVLENGLKIITTRIPIFDDSGILLGALSLFKDITDIVNLAEEMTNLKEIQTLLQAIIQSSDEAITVVDEEGRGILINPAYSRMTGLTEEQVLGMPATADISEGESMHMKVLETRRPVRGVRMKVGPGKKDVIVNVAPIIVDGKLKGSVGIIHDMSEIQTLTTELNRARQIIRTLEAKYAFEDIIGESEEIKLAIEQAKLGAKTPATVLLRGESGTGKELFAHAIHNASDRKYNKFIRVNCAAISETLLESELFGYEEGAFSGAKRGGKRGFFEEANKGSIFLDEIGELSANVQAKLLRVLQEKEIVRVGSTKSIPINVRVIAATNINIEKAMADGTFREDLYYRLNRYPISIPPLRNRKSDILMLAEHLIRKLNQDYGRSIEGIEESALDMLVAHSWPGNVRELENVLGRAMIFMKYNETEIAAQHLPELAQDDERKSGGQAYHIESAGNQTLAESVEQLEEVLIREALVKHNFNRTKTALSLGISLRNLYYKIEKYSLAK; encoded by the coding sequence CAGATCAATATTGTCATAGAGGCAACTGGCTGCAATGAGGTGTTTGAGGACCTGCTTCAATGCAGAAGCAGGAATACGGTTATTATTCCGGGCACTGTCGCTCACATCATTTCCAATCTTATCAATCAGAAAGAAAATTTGATTACAGCTTTAAAAGATATCACACATAAGCATGAAACCATTTTTGATTCAACGAATGATGGCATGATCGTCATTGATGATAAGGAACGGGTTATCCTATTTAATAAAACAGCAGAGCGGATGACAGGTTTAAAAAAGGGAGATGTAATTGGCCGACTTATCGAAGAGATGATTCCTTCAAGCAAGCTTCCAAGAATCCTGAAAACAAAAGAAGTCGAAATGAATCAGGAACAAGTTCTTGAAAATGGACTTAAAATCATTACGACAAGAATCCCGATCTTTGATGACTCGGGAATACTGCTCGGTGCCCTTTCCTTGTTTAAAGATATCACCGATATTGTGAACCTGGCAGAGGAGATGACGAACTTAAAGGAGATTCAAACGCTTCTTCAAGCCATTATTCAATCATCTGACGAAGCCATTACTGTTGTAGATGAAGAAGGAAGAGGGATTCTAATTAATCCTGCCTATTCCAGGATGACTGGTCTAACAGAAGAACAAGTGCTGGGAATGCCTGCAACGGCTGACATCTCTGAAGGTGAAAGCATGCATATGAAGGTTCTTGAAACGAGAAGACCTGTAAGAGGCGTGCGGATGAAAGTTGGTCCGGGCAAGAAAGATGTCATTGTAAATGTAGCCCCAATCATTGTGGATGGGAAACTTAAAGGAAGTGTGGGCATTATTCATGATATGTCCGAGATACAAACTTTAACAACAGAATTGAACAGGGCCAGACAAATTATCAGAACACTTGAAGCGAAGTATGCCTTTGAAGATATCATTGGAGAAAGCGAAGAAATAAAACTTGCGATTGAGCAGGCCAAGCTTGGAGCTAAGACACCTGCGACTGTTCTTCTGAGAGGGGAATCAGGGACAGGAAAAGAATTATTTGCCCATGCGATACATAACGCAAGTGACAGGAAATACAACAAGTTTATCCGCGTGAATTGTGCGGCTATTTCAGAAACTTTGCTGGAGAGTGAACTGTTTGGCTACGAGGAAGGGGCATTCTCAGGAGCGAAACGTGGCGGAAAAAGAGGATTTTTTGAAGAAGCCAATAAAGGGAGCATTTTTCTGGATGAAATTGGGGAGCTTTCAGCAAATGTACAGGCAAAACTGCTTCGGGTGCTGCAGGAAAAAGAAATTGTCAGGGTCGGTTCAACAAAGTCCATTCCTATCAATGTGAGAGTCATTGCCGCAACAAATATTAATATCGAAAAAGCTATGGCAGACGGCACTTTCCGTGAAGATTTGTATTACAGATTAAATCGCTACCCAATTTCGATTCCTCCGCTCAGGAACAGAAAAAGCGATATCCTAATGCTTGCTGAGCACCTTATCAGGAAACTAAATCAGGACTATGGCAGAAGCATTGAAGGAATTGAAGAATCAGCTTTGGACATGCTCGTTGCGCACAGCTGGCCCGGTAATGTAAGAGAACTTGAGAATGTCCTTGGAAGAGCCATGATTTTTATGAAATACAATGAAACGGAAATTGCCGCTCAGCATTTGCCGGAACTCGCGCAGGATGATGAAAGAAAGTCTGGCGGACAAGCCTATCATATAGAAAGTGCAGGCAACCAAACTCTTGCAGAATCCGTAGAACAGCTTGAAGAAGTGCTTATAAGGGAAGCGCTGGTCAAGCATAATTTTAATCGGACAAAAACGGCCCTTTCATTAGGTATTTCGCTTAGAAACCTGTATTATAAAATAGAAAAATACAGCCTTGCAAAGTGA
- the yqiS gene encoding phosphate butyryltransferase encodes MNLEDLLEKAARLENKTVAVASAEDAEVLEAVIEASERGLADFILFGNKEELEIMLLERSADVKKFSIKHARSVEQAAEFAVKAVFQNEADVLMKGNIPTAVILKAVLNKEYGLRTGKILSHVAVFEVPGYDRFTIVTDAAMNLAPDLDQKKQILANSVMVARKIGIDMPKVAPLAAVEVINPSMQATIDAAALTQMNKRGQIKDCIVDGPLALDNAVSFEAAVHKGIKSEVAGQSDILLVPTIEVGNVLYKSLMYFANAKVGAIIAGAKAPIVLTSRADSAESKLYSLALAICSS; translated from the coding sequence ATGAACTTAGAAGACCTGCTAGAAAAAGCAGCCCGGCTTGAGAACAAAACGGTAGCAGTTGCATCTGCAGAAGATGCAGAAGTGCTTGAAGCAGTTATTGAGGCTTCAGAGCGGGGGCTTGCCGATTTTATTTTGTTCGGAAATAAAGAGGAACTCGAAATCATGCTTCTAGAAAGAAGTGCTGATGTAAAAAAGTTTTCAATTAAGCATGCAAGATCCGTAGAACAGGCTGCAGAATTTGCTGTTAAAGCTGTCTTTCAAAATGAAGCTGATGTTTTAATGAAAGGAAATATTCCAACTGCCGTTATTTTAAAGGCTGTTTTAAACAAGGAATACGGACTTCGAACAGGCAAAATTCTTTCTCATGTCGCTGTTTTTGAAGTGCCCGGCTACGACAGATTTACAATTGTAACGGATGCAGCAATGAATCTTGCACCAGATCTAGATCAGAAAAAGCAAATTCTTGCAAATTCTGTCATGGTTGCAAGGAAGATTGGGATAGACATGCCCAAGGTAGCTCCGCTTGCAGCTGTTGAAGTTATTAATCCTTCCATGCAGGCAACGATTGATGCTGCTGCTCTAACGCAAATGAACAAAAGAGGCCAGATTAAAGATTGTATCGTCGATGGTCCCCTTGCACTTGATAATGCAGTTTCATTTGAAGCTGCAGTGCATAAAGGCATCAAAAGCGAAGTGGCAGGGCAGTCTGATATCCTTTTAGTACCAACCATTGAAGTTGGAAATGTTTTATATAAATCGCTCATGTATTTTGCAAATGCAAAAGTAGGAGCCATCATTGCAGGGGCAAAAGCGCCGATTGTTTTAACAAGCCGTGCTGATTCAGCCGAAAGCAAACTTTATTCGCTCGCTTTGGCGATATGTTCAAGTTAA